The genomic window CGGCCACCGTCCTGCTCACCGCAGGCGCGCTGGTCGCACTCGGATACGGCGCATGGAGGGCCAAGAGCGTCCTCAAGGCCTGGTGGGCGAGCGAAAAGCCCACGGCCACGGAGAAGAAGTCCGCGGCCACGGAGAAACAGCCTGCGGCCGCCATGGCGGAAGAAGCCCCGGCCACGGCCGTGATCGGGGGCGATCAGGCCGCCGCTCAGGCGGCTGTGGCGCACCCGCAGCTGACCGCGGCGCTGGCCAAGGCCGGTGTCATCGGCAAGGACGAAATCATCCGCGCCAACGAGGTCACCATCGAGCCGGTCCCGAAGCCTGGCAGCGGCTCTCTCTACGACTTCCTGGTCCCAGAGGGACGCACCTACAAGGACGTCGAAAAGCGCCTCGGCAACGTCGCCGGCATGTTCGGTGCCACCCGGCTGCACACCAAGATGGAGCGCAGCCGGGACAACGAACGCCGGGTGCGGCTGCTGGTGCTCGATGAGCCGCCGCACACCCGCCCGTTCAGCCCGCCGACCCGGCAGCAGATCGAGACCTTCGACGGGGTGCCCTTCGGGCACGACGTCGTCGGGCAGCTGGCCGGTGTGGGGACCTTCGACAAGGCATCGCTGCTGGTCGGGGGCATGACCCAGATGGGCAAGACCACGCTGGTCAACGGGCTGATCACCTGCCTGCTGATCGCCTACGGCGAATTCGACCTGTACCTGCTGGACGGGAAATTCTGCGGGCTGACCCGGTTCGAGAAAATCGCCGTCCGGTACGAGGCATCCGACAATCCGGCCGTGTTCGAGGACATGGCCGACGAACTGAATGCCCGTGGGGAAAGCCGGTACGAGAAAATCAAGGAGGCCATCCGAAAGCGGCAGCCCGCACCCAAGTTCAGGCCGGTGTTCTTCATCGTGGACGAAGCCGCAGACTTCTTCGCCCACGACGGCACGAACGCGGGCAAGGAAAACGCGGCACGGGTCGCTGAAAAGGCGCGCTCTCTGGTCGCCAAGTGCCTGGAGTCCGGGATTTCCGTGGTGATGCTGACGCAGCGCCCAGCCCAGAACGCGATTCCGGTCATGGTCCGTGACCAGTTCCTCTACCGCATGTGCCTGTACGTGGCATCGGAAGGAACCGCGAAAGTCGCCCTCGGAGACACGTACTTCGACACGATCGCGCCGATCAACCCGGCCTTGCTCGATTCGAGCATCAAGGGCCAGGGTGTCCTGTTCGCGCACGGAGTCTCCACCCTCATCCGGGGATTCAACTTCTCGGATGAGTTCATCTGGAAGACCGTTGACGAGGTCGACGCCCGGCAGCAGCAGAAGTTCGCCGACGCCCCGGTATCACCGGTCAAGCAGGCAATTGACCTGATGCGGAGCGCGGGCGTGGACTTCATGGCCACTGCCGACCTGGCCCCGGCTTTCGGGATCACGGAAACAGATCCTGCGAAAGCCGGAAGGCAGCTGAACGGCCTTCTCAAGGTCGCGTCGGACAAGAGCACCAAGGGCGTGCGGGGCTACCGCCTCACCGACCTCACCGCCGCCGCTTCGTCCGATTCGTGACCGCCACCTGGCACCGCCGGCAGACCGCCAGCTCACCGCCACCCGAGCCCCTGGGTGGCGGTCCGACCGCCCTGGGTGGCGGTGTGCTGGCGGTCTCCTGGCGGTCCCGGGTGGCGGACCTGACCAGCGCAAACGATCAACAACCCCCGGAAGGAGGGAAGAGGCGTTGCGAGCCTCTTTAGCCGTCACGATCGGGGCGGGCGCGACCGCGGCTGTCGTCGTGGCCGCGCTCGTGCAGGCCGCCGGCGACGATCCCGTGGTGGGAGCGGCGCTCAGCCTGTCCATCCCCGCCCAATACCGGTCCCTGGTCGAGGACGCGGGAAATACTTGCCCCGAGGTCACACCGAATCTCCTTGCTGCGCTCCTCACACAGGAATCCGGGTTCGACCCGAAAGCACAATCACCTGTCGGAGCCGAAGGCGTCGCGCAGTTCATGCCGTCCACGTGGGAAACCCACGGCATCGACGGCAACGGCGACGGAAAGCGCGATGTGTGGGATCCCGGAGACGCGATCCCCTCAGCGGCAAAATATTTGTGCGACATCGCCGGGGACGTCAAAGATGTTCCGGGAAATGCGCAGAGCAACATGCTCGCCGCCTACAACGCGGGCAGCAACGCGGTCCGTAAATACGGCGGTGTGCCTCCCTACAAGGAGACACAGAACTACGTCCGCTCGATCTCCGCACTCGCCAGCAAACCCGCGACCGGCGGAAAGACCGCGACCACAGAGCAGGCCGCCGCCGCGATCAGTGCGGCCAGCGGAATGCTCGGCACCCCTTATTCGTGGGGCGGCGGCAGCGCAAGCGGTCCGAGCACGGGGATCTGCTGCTCCCCAAACGGGCACTCCGGAAAGACGATTGCCGGGTTCGACTGTTCCGGGCTCACGCTCTACGCCTATGCGAAAGCGGGCATCAGCCTGCCCCGCACGGCAGCCCAGCAGTACGCGGCATCGGAGCCCGTCAAGCCGGGCGATGTACGCCCCGGCGATTTGGTCTTCTACGGCAGCAGCCCGGCCAGCATTCACCACGTCGGAATTGCCATCGGGGGCGGCTGGATTATCGACGCCCCCCGGCCCGGCACGGAAGTCCGCATCGACCCCATGGACACGATGACCGACCTGCTCGCGGTCGCCCGTCCCAATCCCTCACACAACAAGGAGATCTGACCCATGGACAAGTTCACGACCCTCGCGAAGCCCGTCGACATGTCCGGCGGGTTCAAGGACTTCTTCGACACCATCGGCCTGACCGGCGGTGGCCTGGTCACCAAGGGCATCGCCGCCGTGATCGCCGTGATCGCGGTCCGCATGCTCCTGCAGCTGTCCAACGACCCCAAGGGCGCGCTGCGCAAGGGCTCGATGGCGATCGGCACGCTGTTCGTCGCCGTGATCCTTGCCCTGTACGGGGACACCCTGTTCTCCACCGTCACCCAGGCCAAGGGCTGACAGCCGTGGCAGACAAGGACGACCCGTGCGACCTCCTCAAAGGCACGCCGGGATACGAGTACTGCCGAGGTAACCAGGAATCCGGCGGCCACCCAGGCACCGGCGCCGGCGGAAAGGGAATCTCTGACGGGGCCTCCGACCACGTCAAAGAGCTCGCCGTAAGCCTGATCAAGAAGATCAACGGCCTGGTTGCGCCGGGAAAGGGATGGGCACCGGAGACTGCGAACAGCGGTCTGTACGAGCCGTTCTTGTGGCTCGGTCAACATCTCGCCGTCGCGATCTTCATGTCTGTGGTTGTCGTGTGCGCCTTGACCGCATGGCAGGGCGCACCCCGTCTGCGGCAGATGGGCGCTTCCACCGGATGGTCTCTGGCTGCGGTGGCCGGTATGGCGTCGGTCCCGGGCGTGGTGATGCTGCTGAACAAGGCCGTGAGCGCAGCGTTCACGGCCGCGTTCGACAGCAATGAGTCCACGCTGTTCGGTGCGATCAGCGCGGACATGGATAAAGGAGCGGACGCGGGAAACCCGCTGGCGATCCTGCTGATCATCGCCGCTCTGGTGGTGGCCCTCGCCTTTGCCGCGCTGGTGTTCATGATGCGACAGCTCGGGATCCTGGCGTTCGTGTGCATGGCACCCGTCGTGCTGGCGTCACTGGCACGAGGGGGCGACACATCCGCGGTCAAGGCGTGGGCGGGAAAGCTACTGGGGTTGATGTTCGCCCCGTTCGCGTTGCTGCTGCTCTCCCCGTTCGTGGCGTTCGCCAAGGGCTCGCTCGTGGTCGACGCGGTGCTGCTGGTCGCCGCGGACGCGCTGATGCTGCGGATGATCTTCCATGGGGTGCCCTACTTTGGCCCCAAGGTCGCTCGCGGTGCGCGGGCGTTGGTGGAACGCCGCACGGACAACCGGCTCGCCCGGGCGGTCGTGCGGGCCGGCGCCCCGGACGTCTACGAGCGGGAGAACGCACCGCGCGGGCTGCGCACGGTGGACACGCCGGGTCGCGCAGTGCATCAGGACCGGGGTGTGCTGTTCGCCGCGTACGGCGTTACGCAGCGCAAGCGTGAGGGACAGCTGACCACGGCGTCCACCATCGCTCAGGTCAATCAGCGTGCGGCCCGCACCGCGCAGATCACTCAGGCGCGTCAGCAAGCTCGGGCGGCTGTCCAGCGGCAGGCACCAACCCCCCGCGTCCCGGCGCCCGGGCCTCAGCCCCGGACGCCGGCGCCGCGGAGGCAAACGCCGAACCCGCAACCGGGCTCAGGGCAGTCACCCAACTCGTAGTCCCCTGCCATCGGCCCTGGTGTCCGCTCCCCGCCCCTCATCGGGCGGGGAGCGGACGCCAGGGCCGGGCTCATCAGATGTGAAGGAGCGGTTCTGTGTACTCCCTGACCCCCGGCTACCGGATCCCCGCTGTGCAGCGCGGACTCAGCCCTGTCGAAACCCTGCTGACGAAAGCCAACGCCGGGCTCGGGAGCGCCGTCCTGATGTCGGCCATGCTCACCCCACCACCCGTGTGGACATTCGGCGCGGTCGGCGCGGCCGCCGCTCTCCTCAACGTGGCGCCGGGCCCGCGTTCCGTCGCCCGCTGGGCAGCCGTCGGCTACCGGCATCTGCGTGAACGCATCGTGCCGGCGGGCGTGTTCACCCATCCCGGAGCAACCGCGACATGGGCCTTGTACCCGGACCACGGCACTATGCAGGACGACCAGCGCCGGGCATCCTTCCACGACGCGTTCAGCAAGGCGCTGGCGTTCGCGGGCGGTCAGGCCCGCAGCGCCGGCGTTCAGGTCCACGTCACCCACCACGCGGCCAGCGGCGAACACACCGACCACACGCAGACGGTCTCCGTCCACGTACCCAAAGGCCTGGCCGGGCAGCCCGCCCGCGTCCTGGACACGCTCGCCGGCGAGTTCGCCGCACTCGGTGTCCTGACGCCCATCACCCCCGACCCGGTACCCGCCGTCGCCGACCGCGGCCCCGGCTGGGTCGCGCTGGACGACGGACGGTTCGCGGCGACTGCGCGGATCACGTCCTGGCCCCAGGAAACCGGCGGCGACCTCATGCCGAAGATGCTGCTCGGCAGCCAGAACGCGGACCGTTCGTTCGCGGTCCTCTACCGGCCGTTGCCGGTAGGCCAGTCCCGCCGCTCCGCGAAATGGCAGCGCGCCGCGAGCGAGGCGTTCATCAACGACAAGGTCAAGCAGGACGCCCACGACCTCGCTTCCAGCACCGCGCACGGCGCGCTCGTGCAGGGCGCGACGCTCGTGGACCTCGACGCCTACCTGACGGTGTGGGGCGACAGCCCCGACACGGTCACCGATGCCCGCTGGCAGGCATCCCTCGCCTCCGACCGGCACCGCATCCGGCTCGACTGGCTGACGGGCCAGCAGCACCGCGCCCACGTGATGACTACCCCGCACGGAGCCTCCACCAGGAAAGGGGCGATCCTCTGATGATCCGCCTGCCCTCCAACCACGCCGCGATCACAGCGCCCCTCGTCGCGTCCAGCACCCGCTTCCCCGGTATCCCGATCGGGCGGTCACTGCTGGACGGGCGCCCCTTCCACCTCTCCCCCGTGCAGGCCGACGCGGCGATCCTGCCCGCGACCAACAGCCTTGCCCTGGGAGGTCTCGGCTCCGGCAAGAGCACCACAGCGAAAACACGGATCCGGCGCGAGATCCTCCACCACGCCCATCAAGCCGTCGTCATCGACTCCTTCGGGGAGGAAAGCGCCGGAGGCGAATGGGCGCCGCTGGTCCGCTCGCTGGGAGGCCGGGTCATCGAGGCCGGCGCCTTCACCCTGAACCCGTGCTCGAACCTCTTCCCTGCCGAGGTGCGTGAGCAGCTGGTCCGCTCGCTGATCCTGGCGGTGGAGCCCGGCGCTCTGACCTACCAGGCCACCCACGCTCTCCAGCACGCCCTCAATCACCCGAAGGCGACCTCGCTGAACGGGCTGGTCGACGCGCTGGTCAGTCCCGAGAGCGGCCGGTGGCCGGCCGCGAAGCTGAGCGAGTGGGGTGAGGGCGCGGCGATCGCACTGTCCCGCTACACCGAGGGCTCGCTGCGCGGGCTGTTCGACGGCCAGGACGCGAGCCTGCCGGAGACGGACCTGCCGATCCTGTCGTTCGACTTCTCCAGTCTGGACCGCAACAGTCCAGCGATCCCGTCACTGATGGCGGCGGTCTCGTGCTGGGCAGAGCACGTGTGGCTGCGCCAGTCGACCGCCGTGCACCGGCACCTGGTCCTCGAGGAGGCGTGGCAGATCCTGCTCTCCCCTGCCACGAGTGAGCTGATCCAGCGTCTGCTGAAGAACAGTCGGAAAGCCGCGTTGTCCCTGGACGTGGTGATGCACACGCTCTCTGACCTCGGGGAGGGCAGGGCGCAGGACCTCGCGCGGCTGTGCGAGATCGCGCACGTCGGGCGCCTCGGCCCCGAAGAGGCCGCGATCGTCGGCTCGTTGCTCGGCCTTCCGGCCTGGGCAGTGGAACGGATCCCGGCACTGGATCCGGGACAGGCGGTGTGGAAGGTCGGCCCCGACTACGTCGACATCATCCAGACCGTGCTCGATGACGAGGAAGCCGCGCTCACGGACACGTCCTCGCGCCGGCGCAAGGCACAGCAGGCCTTCGCGGTCGAAACCGACGCCGCGGTCGCCGATGCCACGGCCGATGACGACCAGGCACAGACGGAAGCCGAGTCCGCGTTCGGCGACGCGAGCGTCTACGCCGGGCTGAGCGAGGACCAGGGAGCCACCCTGGCGCCGCAGGAGCCGGTCGCCGATGACGCCGGGTGGGGCTGGGACATGCCGCCCAACGTCATCGACACCCGGCACGGCGACGTCCTCCAGGCCGCGAGAGAAGGACGATGCAGCGAGGCCGCGCAGCTGGCGGCGATCGGCGAGCGCGAGGACATCAACGCGTTCGGCATCAACTCGGACCAAGCGGTCTCGTGGCTGTCCACCCGGGCCAGGGTGGCGGACCTGTCCGGAAGCCCGGACCAAGCCGTTCAACTCCGCGCTACCGTCGCCCGCATGGGTAAAGACGACGTCGAATGGTTCCAGCAGACCGACGACAGCGCAGATCCGGCGTGGCACAGCGCGCCCCAGCCGCCCACACCAGAACTGACCCCTGACGACGAACAGTCCCCGCCGTTGCGCCAGCGTGGCTGGCCGTACGTCGCCGCGATCGCAGCCCTAGCCATCGCAGGGGCTGGGGTATGGCAGAGCGCAGCGAACGACAAGCAGGAACAGCAGTACAAGGAGAAGGCAGCCGCCTATAAGGGCGTATCAGTTACACAACTGAACATCGATGGGGTCAAGACCGAAGCCGCAGCGTCATGGAGCAGAGACGGCCGGTCCGTTGTCCTGTCGGTGTGGGTCGACTGGCGAGAGAAGCCGAAGCTCGTCCGTATCGACTCCGGCAACCAGACGGCGAAGGAGCAGACGCAGCCGCTCGAGTCGGGGCAGTTTCCCATGCCCATTCATCTGGAAGTGAAGGTGCCGGTCAAGGACCGCTACCAAGCGGTCCGGCTGATTGTCGCAGTGGGCGGGTCCCAGTGGAAAAAGAATTCCCGGGCCCCGCACCGTGCGATCGAGTTTCACCCGGACCGGACGGCCATCGACACCGAAACTGGTAAGCACCTCAAGCAGTACTATTCGCGGCTGCTTTGACCACTCTGGTACGCGCAGCTGGCACTCTGCTGCTGATGCTGACTGCCCTCACAGGCCACCTGCAACGCGCTTCTATCGTCTACGGCCCGCTCCCTTCAAGGTGCGGGCCGTGGACACGTAGACGTGTCTGCACAATTTCCGGGTGTTCCGCCTGGTCCTCGCCCACCGCCACGGCACGGTGGGCGAGGACTGGACAGGCCGCCCGGCCGCAGCACCATCCCCGCCAACCCGAAGGAGAGATCTCGCGTGGCAAAGGGCCCCGCCGTCATAGGTGTCCTGACCGAACCCCCGAGACCGACCTGGTGGCGCCTCAACCGCCACAAGGCGCTATTGGTCGTCGGCTTGCTGGTCGGTTACTGGATCGGAACCCACCTGCACGGCACTGCGGAACCACAGCCGGACACCCCGAGCCCGGGCCGCACCGCTCCCGGCTCGCAGCACACGCACACCGTCCCCGGCCCGGCCTGACCTCACACCCAGGGATTCCCTCCTGCGCCCCGCCCCGCCGCTCCTGGCAGGGCGGGGCGCAGTCCTGTCTGCCCATCGACGTCTGGAGGACCCGGCCCGTGCTCATTCCTCGCCCGCGCCGCCGGATCGGCCGTCCCCGCCCGCAGCGCCCCGGCCCCCGCTACCCGCAGCGTCCCGTCCGGCTGCCCGACGTCTGGAGTCGGTGATGGGCGGCATCAGCGGCGTCACCTTCAAGGATCACGAGCTGCTGGTTTCGGCGTACGACTGGGGAACCGCCCCCGAGGGGCTGGCCACCCGGCGTCAGTTACGCGCTCTCGGGCTGCGCCCCGCGGGGCAGGAGCCGATTGTGCTGCGCTGCCGCTCGTGCGGGTTTTGGCCCGGCCGTATCTGCACCCGGCCGACGTACCTGTACCGGATCGACCGCGCCCGGCCGGTCCGGCCGATGACTCTCGCGCAGGAGCGGGCCCTGGACCGGGCGATGGAGGCCAGGCAGCGGTGCGGAAAATGCGGTCGCCGGTACCACCACTGCATTCCATTGCGCACCCTCGGCAGCTGCCTGGAATGCCACGACGGAACCCCCGCCGACCCCACCACCTACATACCCGCGCCCGCCCACCAGCTCGCCGCGTGACATCCGAGAGGACGACCGACATGAGGACCGTCCCTCGGCTGCGCACCGTCCTGATGCTCGCTGCCGCCCCGGCCGTGGTCGCGGTGACGGCCGCGGTGCTCACCGCCGGGCACCGGACGCTGTACGCCGACCGGCACCGCATTGAGCTGGCACCCAGGTCCCGCCGCTCCTGCCCCGACTGCCGGGGTGCCGGCGGCTGGTGGACCAGCGGCCCGTTCCCGGAGATGGAGGCGTGCGGCTGCTGGTCGAACCGGCGCACGCTGCGCCTCCCGCTCTTCCACGCCGCCTGGCCGGACGAACCCCCGTTCTGAAACAGCTCCGCCCCGGCCCTGCAGGCCGGGGCGCAGCCGTAGTACGAGGCGGCCGCAGCATCGGCAAAGAGTCGGCCGCCCCGCTCCCCCTTCACCCCGTTTCCGAGATCAGGAGAGATACCAGCATGCACCGTCCCGCCGCTTTCGCCGCCCTGCTCGGGCTGACCCGCGCTGCCAGTGCCATCGGTGACTTCTGGGTGCAGAACGATTTCTGTGCCCGCGTGAAGGGCGCCTCCGACGATGTCCCGGTCACCTACGAGAACCCGGCCACCCAGGAAAAGACCGTCCACGGCACCACGGACGGACGCAAGGCATGCCTGCACCACTGCCTCACCTACACGGCCACACAGGCGGTCGTCGCCGGGCTCGGGGCCCGCGCCCTGGGCATCCGGGTCCACCCCGGCGCCGCGGCGGCCGCGCTCGCCCTGTCGTTGGGCACGCATTACCTCGCGGACCGCCGGGTGCCGGGCCACGGCTTTCTGGAGAAGCTCGCCGACAAGACCGGCAAGACCAACTTCTACAAGCTGGCCGACTTCGGCATGAACGGCGCGTTCCACCTCGACCACTCCTGGCACCGCGGCTGGGAGACCGTCGCCGCCCTCATCGCGACCACCAAGGCCACCAGCCGGTGACCCGGCCCATGGACATCCGCATCACTTCGTTCGGGCACCTCCACGGTCCCCGCCCCGACGACGCACACATCGTCCTCGACCTCCGGCATTTCCGCGATCCGCACTGGGACCGGGGACTGCGGGAGCTGACCGCCCGGGACCGCCGGGTGATCCGTGCCGTGCTTGGCACGCCCGGTATCCGGCAACTGCTCGCTGCCACCGTCGCTCAGGCGCAGGCCTACGCCCGAGGACCGAGTGCGGGGCAGCACGCGCTGTCCATCGCCGTGGGCTGTTCGGGCGGGAGGCACCGTGCCGGTGTCACGGCCTACGCCCTGGCCCGGCGTCTGCGCCGCCGCGGCCACCAGGTCGCCCTGGTCCACCGCGACCTGCACCGGCCCGTGGTCGAACGCGCGCCTGCCTGACGGCTCCCCGTGCCGCGCCAGCCCGATTCCGGGCTGGTGTAGCGCGGAGGACCGGACAGTCCGGCCCGGTACGGATCCCACCTTGAGGGAGCACCCGATGACCGACACCCTGACCCCGCTCGCCCGCCGCTACGGAGCGGACTCGCCGCTGGCTTACCTGCTCGATCTCGCTGAGCAGAATGCCGGGCCCACCGAGCAGGAGCAGCGCGGCGACGCGGAGACGGCCGCCGCCCACCACACCTACAACGCGTACACGTCCACGCTCGGGCAGGCCGTCGACGCGGAAGCCTGGCAGGGCTACCCGCCCGTCTACGACAACGGCAGTCGGCGCTGGGAGGCGTCCGCGGTGGCGTGGCTGGACGGGGGTCTGTGGCTGCACCACACCCTGCGCATCACCGAACGCGACGGTGCGGAGGACGTGCTGACGCTGGTCGTGCCGTGCACGTGCGGCCGCGGCTACATCGACATGGTCCTCGATGCCGAGGACGACCTGATGGAGGTCCTCTCGGAGCTCCGCCCCACGCACGGCCTGTCCCCGCACAACGACAGGGATCCGCTCGACTGCCACAGCGTCACGACCACCCCGTACCTGGAGGCCGTCGCCGCGTGGCGGTAGCGGACTCCGGCGGCCTGCTGCTTCTGGCGCTCTCCGCGCACCCCCGGCCGCCTGTCCTCGCGGCGGCCGGGGACGTGCGGTGTCCGCCCGGTCTCCCGGACCAGGCGACGACCCTCCCGGAGGTCCTCGTGCCCGCAACCCGCTCCCTGATCGACGCCATTGCCGAGCGCTTCGGCCGGCGCCGCGCCTACATCGACACCACCGAGGTCGACGCGGTACTCACCGCACAGACCGACCTCGCCTACAGCCAGGCCCCCGACCCCGCCGGCATCGCCGCCGCCCGGCACGACGAACTCGCCGTGCAGCCGTGCCTCCTGGACATCCGCGCCCGCGCCCTCGCCGACTTCGTCTACCTGGAGGCTGTCCTGGCCGACGCCCGCAGCCGGCGCCTGGCCCCGGAGCTGATCCGGAGCCTGCGAGCGGTCGTCGGCCACAGCCGGGAACTGACCGGGCTGCTCGCGGACGTGGTGCGGACCACCGCCGCCGTACACGCCGACAGCCACTGAACGCGGAAGGGCCGCAGCATCGGGCTGCGGCCCTTCCTTACTCCCCATCCCCGTCACAAGAGGAAGAGCACTTCCAGCATGCCTGAGCACCCGGGTCCACCGGGTGCAGTTGATCACACAGCAAGAGGCGCACCCCCTCGCCTGCACAGCTCGGGGTGCGCCTCTCTCAATTCCGCCCCAAAGGGCGAGAACGGAGACCATGATGCCCGCACCTGCCGCGTTACGTCAGCGGTCCCGCACATTGATCGTCGCTGCCTCGGTGCCGCTCGCACTGGCCGCGCTGCTCGCCGACGACGTCCGCGTACGCCACCAGCGCGATGCTGCCCGCAAGGACCCGCTCACCGGTCTGCCCGGCCGGGATGCTCTGACGAACCGCATCGACCGCCTCGCTCGCTCGCGCCGCGGGCAGCTGCACGTCCTGGTCGCCGACGCGGCCTGAAGGCAATCAACGACACGCTTGGGCATGCCGCCGGCGACACCCTCATCGCCACCATCGGTCACCGCCTCGGCACGTGGGCCGCCGCCCACGGCGGCATCGCGGCCCGGCTCGGAGGCGACGAGTTCGGTGCCGCCCTGCTCCTGCCGGGCACGAACACAGTCCGCGAGGTGGTGGCGCTGCGGGCGCTGCTTTCGCAGCCCGTCGACCACGCCGGGCAGGCCCTGCGTCCCGCCGTGTCGATCGGCGTTGCCTGCGCCGCAGACCTGCCCGACGCGGCCACCGCTTCCCGGCTCCTGCGCGGCGCGGACATGGCCATGTACAGGGTCAAGACCGGTGAACAGCCGTGCGGCTATGTAGCGACCCGGCAGGACGCCTACGCGCCCACGACCCATGGACGCCGCCCCGGCCGCCCCGGCACGCACCGGGCCACCGCCGGATGAGCGCGCCGGCCCGCCCCCACCAGTCCGGCGCCAAGCCGAAGCGACGGCTGCTGTTCGAGCCGGGCCTGGTCCCGCCTCCCGGCAACCTCCTCGACTGGCGCGACGGACGGCACTTCGACCGCTGGCAGGACCTGCCCTGCGTGCTGTGCGAGAAGCCCACCCCGATGCGCTCGCACTACGGCGAGCCCGTCCACAAGATCTGCGCCGAGGAGTGGGGCCGCGCGCATCCGACCGAGGCGCGCATGGGCCGGTTCGCCTCCGACGTCCAGCCCAAACGCGCCCGCAGCAACGACGACCACGCCTGACCACGGCAATGGAGCCCCTCATGGCAATCCTCGACCTGCGCGTTCCGCGCATCCCGCTGCCCGCCCCCGCGACACGGACCGGGTGCCGCACCGATCCGCAGACGTTCGACGTCGAACGCGGCGAGGTTACCGACGCTGCCGCGGCGGACCGCATCCGGCGGGCCAAGGCGATGTGCCGCGCCTGCCCGATTGCCGCGGCCTGCCTGCGGTGGGCGCTGGCCCACCCGGACCTGAGCCGCGGTGGCGTATGGGCCGCCACCACCGACCCCGAACGCGCCGCGCTGCGCCGCCGGCTGGAGACGCGGCTTGGTCCGGACTGGGTGAACATCCTCGCCACGAACGCACCGACGGCCGGCCCGCACCGGTGACACCGACGCTCCCGCGACCTGCACAGTCCTCCCTCTCAACGAAGGACCCCACCACATGACCGGATTCGCCACTGCCCAGCCGGGCCAGGTCTTCACGTTCACCGGTGCCGAGGACCTGTTCGAGGCCCACTACGGCATCCCTGTCACCGCGCTCGGAGAGGGTGAAAACCTCCTGGCCCTCGGGCACCTCACCGATCGACGCGTCCTCGCCGCCACCTCCGCCTACCACCGCCGGATCTGGGGTTCGCGCGTCCAGCCCAGCCGAGAGCTGGACGACCTGATCCACTTCGGCACCCGCCACCTGTGGATCGTCCCCGTCCGCAGCGCCAGCGCCGACACCTATGGCTGGGAGTACACGGAGACAGACGATGGCGACAGCCGCGCGCAGCCGGCCACCGTCATCGATGTCGAGTGGCTGACGCGCGAGGACGCGACCGTCCAGTCCGAATGCCCGGCCTGCGGCAAAGCCAGCCGCTCCACCCGCAGCATCACCGGGCCCGGCCGCGCCGGATGGGCCAACTACCACCGATGCCGCGCCTGCGATCACCAGTGGCCCGCCGTACCCGCCTCCCAGGTGAGCCTGGAACGGCGTTGCTCGTGGCCCACGTCGTGGGAGGGCTCATGTTTCGCGTGCTCCTGCCTGCCCGACCTCCCCCGCACCGCAGACTGCACGACCGACCTCGA from Streptomyces sp. NBC_01571 includes these protein-coding regions:
- a CDS encoding WhiB family transcriptional regulator, with protein sequence MAILDLRVPRIPLPAPATRTGCRTDPQTFDVERGEVTDAAAADRIRRAKAMCRACPIAAACLRWALAHPDLSRGGVWAATTDPERAALRRRLETRLGPDWVNILATNAPTAGPHR
- a CDS encoding diguanylate cyclase, which produces MNDTLGHAAGDTLIATIGHRLGTWAAAHGGIAARLGGDEFGAALLLPGTNTVREVVALRALLSQPVDHAGQALRPAVSIGVACAADLPDAATASRLLRGADMAMYRVKTGEQPCGYVATRQDAYAPTTHGRRPGRPGTHRATAG
- a CDS encoding FtsK/SpoIIIE domain-containing protein encodes the protein MSRKKQQASAGDDGYGQAAGAIGTLAIAFGILAAIKDKLGLSWPATVLLTAGALVALGYGAWRAKSVLKAWWASEKPTATEKKSAATEKQPAAAMAEEAPATAVIGGDQAAAQAAVAHPQLTAALAKAGVIGKDEIIRANEVTIEPVPKPGSGSLYDFLVPEGRTYKDVEKRLGNVAGMFGATRLHTKMERSRDNERRVRLLVLDEPPHTRPFSPPTRQQIETFDGVPFGHDVVGQLAGVGTFDKASLLVGGMTQMGKTTLVNGLITCLLIAYGEFDLYLLDGKFCGLTRFEKIAVRYEASDNPAVFEDMADELNARGESRYEKIKEAIRKRQPAPKFRPVFFIVDEAADFFAHDGTNAGKENAARVAEKARSLVAKCLESGISVVMLTQRPAQNAIPVMVRDQFLYRMCLYVASEGTAKVALGDTYFDTIAPINPALLDSSIKGQGVLFAHGVSTLIRGFNFSDEFIWKTVDEVDARQQQKFADAPVSPVKQAIDLMRSAGVDFMATADLAPAFGITETDPAKAGRQLNGLLKVASDKSTKGVRGYRLTDLTAAASSDS
- a CDS encoding bifunctional lytic transglycosylase/C40 family peptidase, yielding MAALVQAAGDDPVVGAALSLSIPAQYRSLVEDAGNTCPEVTPNLLAALLTQESGFDPKAQSPVGAEGVAQFMPSTWETHGIDGNGDGKRDVWDPGDAIPSAAKYLCDIAGDVKDVPGNAQSNMLAAYNAGSNAVRKYGGVPPYKETQNYVRSISALASKPATGGKTATTEQAAAAISAASGMLGTPYSWGGGSASGPSTGICCSPNGHSGKTIAGFDCSGLTLYAYAKAGISLPRTAAQQYAASEPVKPGDVRPGDLVFYGSSPASIHHVGIAIGGGWIIDAPRPGTEVRIDPMDTMTDLLAVARPNPSHNKEI
- a CDS encoding RRQRL motif-containing zinc-binding protein, which gives rise to MGGISGVTFKDHELLVSAYDWGTAPEGLATRRQLRALGLRPAGQEPIVLRCRSCGFWPGRICTRPTYLYRIDRARPVRPMTLAQERALDRAMEARQRCGKCGRRYHHCIPLRTLGSCLECHDGTPADPTTYIPAPAHQLAA
- a CDS encoding RNase adapter RapZ; the encoded protein is MDIRITSFGHLHGPRPDDAHIVLDLRHFRDPHWDRGLRELTARDRRVIRAVLGTPGIRQLLAATVAQAQAYARGPSAGQHALSIAVGCSGGRHRAGVTAYALARRLRRRGHQVALVHRDLHRPVVERAPA